The DNA region AGCCATTTATTTATCTCCTTTTAAAATATTTTAAATAGTGCAAAAATAACAAATCTTAAAAAAATATAAAAGAAAGTTACATAAAAAACAAGATAAGTAACGCTATTAATTTTACATATCATTTCACAAGGATTGATCTCTATTTGAATAGATTTAAAGCCTAAATTTAAAGGCTTGGAATATAAACAATTACAAGTTTTATAATTACTAATATTTACGCCTAAAGGATTTTTTAATTTAGATATTGCACTATCTAAACTACTTTTAAATTTCAATCCTTCATTTTTTATATCTTTAATAATTGTCTCAGTTGATTTTTTAATTTCAGACATTCCATCTGAAAGCTGTTTTAAAATATTTTCACCATCTTTAACCTGAAAATCTAAATCTTTTTTATCAAAATCTTCATAATCCTTACTGTCTAAAAGATCGTCTAGCCTATCTTTAATTTTTTTTAAATTTTCATTGTTGAAATCATTACCACTTGAATTGTCATCAGGCTTAGGAACTGGCGGAGTATCTGAATCATGGTCATAATCTCCACCTTTTCCATCATCTCCACCTTTTCCATCATCTCCGCCTTTTCCATCATCTCCACCTTTTCCATCATCTCCACCTTTTCCATCATCTCCGCCTTTTCCATCATCTCCGCCTTTTCCATCATCTCCGCCTTTTCCATCATCAGGCTTATTATATGGATAATAAGAAGAGCAAACATCTTCATCAGATAAAGCAATAGAGCCAGTATCACATTCCAATACACAAGAATATTTATCATCACAATAAGTTTTTTTATTAAAGGCATCATAACAATTAAGACCCAAAGAATTAGGATCATTAGTTATTACTGAATAAGTTTTTGAAGAGCCGAATAAATTTATAGCTTCTTTAAAATTACCAAAGCCACCAGATAAACAAAGGTTAACATCACACTGTTTAGTTTCAGGGTTATAAATTTCATTTTCTTGACATTCTTTTATACACTGTCTAGAGCCTAAATCTATAATATAACCTTCAGGGCATTCAGTAAGACATCTATCAACTTCTTTTACAGAATAAGCTTTTAAATTTCCAGAATAAACATCATAATAAAAATAAGCTTTATTTATATGGTCGTAAAACTTTCCACCAGCATAACCACAATTACCAACATTATAATCTTCAATTAAATCAACAACTATAAAACTTTGATTAGAATGTCGATAAGTACTAAAACATAACTGATCTGTATAGGCTTCATTGCGAGATGAAACAGATTCCCTTTTAGAACTAGTTAAATACTTATCATTTCTATCTTTTGGGGTGCAATCTGCAAAAAGATTAAAATTTAATAATATGAAAAATATAGATATAAATTTAAATATAGGTTTCATTTGTAAAGCCTTAAGGATACTATAGAAAACATTTTTACCACTTTCTAGTAAAAAGAACTAAAACTAAAAAAAGGGAAACTGTCCCTAAATTAAAATAAAAAAATAAAGAGAAAAAATAATCAAAACTTTTAACACCTGTTAAGGTTAGAGCTGTAAATTCCATTTTTTTATCTCCTTATTATTTTATTTGACTTATGAAAAGTAAAAGCATAAAAGTTAAAGTAAAACCGCATAAAATACCACTTAAAGCCATCATTTCATTATATTTATCTACGCTTAAACCTGTCATCTCTAAAATCTGCATAGAGTTCATTTATAAGCCTTATTTGTGGAATAGATCTAACACAGCATTAATAATTTTTACACTAAATAAAGCTACAATAATCACAGCTATATAACTATTAGTAAAAAGTATAAGTTTAGTTAGATCTATTCCCATAGTGCAACTCTTATCTGCCAAAAAGACCGATTACTCTTCTTACGCACCAAAAAGCACCAAGAGCACCAAGGATAATAGCTGCTCCGGACATAAATGGAGCAGGGTCAATAGATCCAGTCATTACACCAGTAGCAGGATCAACAGTTACACCAGCAGCGTTTGCACTAGATACACCAACTAAACCAGCCACAGCAAGTGTGCCAACTTTAGCTTTTGTTGATTTGAAAAAGTTTTTTAACTTATTCATATCGAACTCCTTTATTTGGATTTGAGTTTATTTTTATAAACTCTATCAAGCCTATTTTTTTAATAGGCTTTGTAGAATTTATTTAGTAGTTTTAGGTTTTTCAAATTCATTAATAAAAACTTGTAGATCAAAGTTTTCATCAATATTTACCTGAGAACAATTTTTAACGATATTTCTAACATTGTTTTTGAATTCAAAAACTGGCATTTCTTCACCTACTGGTAAAGTGATGAACTTTTTACCTACAAAATTATCAGTAAAGAATTTCCTAACTTTATCGGCTGTGAGTTTTTGATCTAAAAGATATTGCATAGGAAATTTTACATATAAGGTTTTTACTGTTGCGTTATCTTGGCTTACTTCGCCTAATTCGTTTATGCTTTGATAAGTTGATTTATATGTTGATACTAATTGAAACCAAAAGGTTTTTTTACCTTGTTCATCTATATCGTTGCTAGAATTTGCTTGAATAGGGAAAAATGTTATATATGAAAATCTTTTGAACTGATTGTCAAAACTAAAGGTTAAATTTGTGTTTTTTTCGATGTAGTTTAAAACTGCACTTGACATAGGATACTCCTTATTTTTATTTTTGATACTTTTAGATTTATTTTAAAGTAGGGCGGAGTATCCTTACCACCCTACTAAAAAGTTTAATGACTTTTTTAGGTCAATACCTTTTAAGGTATGTGCATAACTTAACGCCCCGTTATCTCCCTACAGATCTCTACTCTCTGGCGGAGTGGTCAGTTAAGGGTTAAATTTGCTTAAATTTGTTAGAATTGTGTTGAAATGATTAACAAAATTTAAGCTGATAAAAGATTACGCACAACTATTGTGCAAATCTTTAAAAAGATATTACCTAATATTTTCTTAATGTATCCTTTATCCGCATAAATATTGTGCAAAAAATTTAAAATTTAAAGATATATGCCTATGAATAGACAAGAATTAGCAAAGCTTTTAAATGTAAGTAGAAATACATTAACAAACTGGGAAAAAGAAAAACCCGAATTAATAAGATTAATTAATCAAGGTTTGGCATTAGATGAGCAAATAGAAGAAACAAAAAAATACCTTGAAAAATTAGAAAACATAAAGCAAAGAGCATTAATTTCTAAAAAGATAAATTTATAAAGGTAAAAAATGAAAAAAGTATCCATATTTTTATTATTTATAGCATTATTAAAAGCACAAGATTATAGCCTAGATGTAGGAAAAGCTGTATCCGATGGAATGAAACAAGGAATTCAACTACTAGGTAAAGAAATGCTAAATATAGCAACTGGAAACAAGCAAGTTGATGAACAAAAAGAAAAAGAAAAATTTAAAGAAAAAATTAACAAATTCGATAATTTAAAAATTGAAGGTGAATGGACTTTAACAATGGATAGGGTAATAACAAGTTTTTTAAATTATACGGCACAAGAATGGAAATTTAAATTTAAAAATGATAGATCGTTTTATATGTTTGATAAAAAACAAGATTACTTATGGAAATATGAAAACGATAATATACAATTAGAAAGAATAAATAAAACAAAATGGGATAAAAACATAGAAATCAAATTTGAAGAATATAAAGGCGATTATTGTTACAAAGTTTCATACAATGAAGCAGAAGCTACAATGTGTAAAACAAAAGGTGAAAGATTTAAAGATAAAAGTAAAGCTATAAAAATAGAAATGTATTAATTTTTTTTACTGCTTACATTAGTATATAAGGACACAAGAGCGGTGCTTTTGTTCGTGCGTCCGCAAAGCGTCCGCACTCACCCACGCACCGCACCGCCACCCTTAAATTTAAACTCAAATTTTAAAAGGTTTTATTTTAGTTTTAATAGGTTTTTTAAGTTTAGTTTTAGTTTTGATTTTAGTTTTAATATTTTTTATTTTGTTTTCTTTTTGGGCGTTCCCCTACGGGTCGGGCTTTTCGCTTGTATCTTTTTCGCTGGGGCGAAAAAGGATACCGCTACAATCCCTAACGCGGGGTCTTAGTGCTTTTTATGGTCTTATGAAAATTATAAATTTTTAAGTGAATTTATATTTTTTTAATTACGCTTGGTAGGGGCAGGCTTTATCCGTTCGTTCGCCAAGCGGGGGCGAACTCACCGCCTGCGGTGTGGCTTGTTTTTTAGGTGTCTAAAAAACTACGCCACGATTTGCGATATTGTCGCTTTGCTCCATCGCAAATCAAACACTTTTAGGAGGGAAAAGAGGGTTTTGTTTTTTAAAGTTACATAAGAAAAATAATATACAATAGATAAAAAATATTTATATGTGTAATGTTCAAGTCTCGCTGATCGCACCATTAAAGAAAAAATTAAGAATACTTCTAATAAATGCTTACATCTCTTTTAAAATTATCATTTTGATTAGCAAGAAATTTAACATATCTATTAAAAACCATTTCAGTAGTATTATGTCCTAGTATATGGGCTAATTCGTGCGGTGTTAATATTCCTTTTTTTAATATATTTGTTGCAAATGTGTGTCTAGTAGTATATAAATTTCTAAATTCTAAGTTTAGTTTTTTTAGTATGGGCTGCCAGTAATATTTTATTAATGCCCTTGATCCAGTATAAGGCTTATTATATTGAGTTTTAAAAATGTAGTCTTTACTTTTGTTATAAATTTTATACTTTTCTAAAACCTTATAAAGATCATCAAATATAGGAATACTTCTTATACTTCCTATTGTTTTTGGGCTATGCTCTCCAAATTGACCCCTTGTAGATTTTATATAAATTACTCTTTTTTCATAATCAATTAGATTAAATTTCAATGCTAAGATCTCGCCAGTTCTCATTCCTGTATAAAAAGCAATACATAAATAAAGATAAAATCTTTCATCTTTTTTCTTAGCTAATTTTAAAATTGATTTAACTTCTAAATCATTAAAAGGCTTTATTATTGGCTTAGCTGGGGGTTTGGGTCTAGAAAAATCGAATATATATTAAATTTACAATATATACATATAAATATTTATTATAAATAAATAATAAAAATGATAAAATTAGCTGGATGTTTTAAATAAATAAAAATTAGGAGGAGTAAAATGCGAAAATTGTCAATCGTTTTTTTATTAAGTTTGTTGGTTTGTCAACTCTATGCAAATTCTCTAAATGAGATTTTATCAAAAAAAGAGATTAGAATTGGCGTTAGAAAAGATTTTCCACCACTTGGCTTGTTAAAAGATGGAAAGCTTGAAGGTTTTGAAATTTTACTTGCAGAAAAAATAGGCAATAGAATTTTAAATAATCAAGGCAATGTAGTTTTTGTGCCAATAAGCGGTAAGGAAAGAATTCCTATGCTTAAAGAAAATCAAATAGATCTTGCAATAGCGGGTATGGCTATAACACAGCAAAGAGAAGAGGAAATTGATTTTTCCACCCCATATCTAACAACAAATATGTCTATAGTTTCGAAAAAATCAAAACAAATTAAAAAATTATCTGATTTTAAAGGTAAAACATTGCTCGTTGTCCCTGGTACAACCTCAAGTGAATATGTTGATAAAGAAAAATTAATGTTTTCAGATATAAATATAAAATCGTGCACAGGATTGCAGGATTGTTTTGATAAGTTAAAGTCTGGAGAAGCTGATGGATATTTTCATGCTGTTTTAGCTCTTGGGGTTTTGCCAGTTTTAGATTCAAATTACGAGTTGAGTGTTAAAATGGTGGGCAATACAGATATGGTTGCTGTAGGAGTAGAAAAGGGAAATACTGAATTATTAAAAGCTGTAAATAAGGAGATTTTAAATCTTGCAAAAGAAGATTTTTTCAAAGACGCTTATAATAACACTTTCAAGGTATATTATCGTGGGCTTTTAGATAAAAAATATTTTCTCCTAGATGATATTTATAATTTTCTAATGACTAATTAGTAAATGATATGTCATAAATCATTTCAAATTTATGGTTTATGACATAAATTCATCTATCAAAATATTAAATAATCAGATATTTTCATTTTAATTAATAAATAAAATCAAAACTCATCTTTTGCGTTAAATCCTGCTGAATTATCCCACGCAAGTTTTGCACCTGCAAGTAAATGAAAATGAAGATGCATAACTTCTTGTCCGCCATTTTCTCCGCAGTTATTTATAAGTCTATATCCTGTTTTATCAACGCCCATTTTTTTAGCAACTTCTTGGATAAATTCAGTCATTTTAACCATAATTTTTGGATCTGTTTCTTGAAAGTTTTTATAGCATTTTTTTGGGATTATTAATATATGGATTGGAGCTTTTGGGTTTATATCGTGAAATGCTAAAAATTCATCATTTTCTAAAACTTTATTACTAGGAATTTCTCCATCAACTATTTTTTCAAAAATATTTTTCATGCCAATACCTT from Campylobacter ureolyticus includes:
- a CDS encoding histidine triad nucleotide-binding protein, whose protein sequence is MKNIFEKIVDGEIPSNKVLENDEFLAFHDINPKAPIHILIIPKKCYKNFQETDPKIMVKMTEFIQEVAKKMGVDKTGYRLINNCGENGGQEVMHLHFHLLAGAKLAWDNSAGFNAKDEF
- a CDS encoding site-specific integrase — its product is MFDFSRPKPPAKPIIKPFNDLEVKSILKLAKKKDERFYLYLCIAFYTGMRTGEILALKFNLIDYEKRVIYIKSTRGQFGEHSPKTIGSIRSIPIFDDLYKVLEKYKIYNKSKDYIFKTQYNKPYTGSRALIKYYWQPILKKLNLEFRNLYTTRHTFATNILKKGILTPHELAHILGHNTTEMVFNRYVKFLANQNDNFKRDVSIY
- a CDS encoding transporter substrate-binding domain-containing protein, with the translated sequence MRKLSIVFLLSLLVCQLYANSLNEILSKKEIRIGVRKDFPPLGLLKDGKLEGFEILLAEKIGNRILNNQGNVVFVPISGKERIPMLKENQIDLAIAGMAITQQREEEIDFSTPYLTTNMSIVSKKSKQIKKLSDFKGKTLLVVPGTTSSEYVDKEKLMFSDINIKSCTGLQDCFDKLKSGEADGYFHAVLALGVLPVLDSNYELSVKMVGNTDMVAVGVEKGNTELLKAVNKEILNLAKEDFFKDAYNNTFKVYYRGLLDKKYFLLDDIYNFLMTN